The Ovis aries strain OAR_USU_Benz2616 breed Rambouillet chromosome 8, ARS-UI_Ramb_v3.0, whole genome shotgun sequence genome includes the window TCCCACAGCGAGCATCTAAATTGGAGAATGAAAAACAACCGCAGCGTGAGGGAGGCCCCAGGCTGCAGGTTGCTTCTTGCCAGAAAGGGGCACCTCCAGGAagacaaggacatagaagaaatggTGGTCAAGGTTGGGGTAAAGATTGTGTGGCGTGGGGTCCCCTGGGAAGGTCTTTGTCTGGGAGGTGGGCGGGAGGCGAGGTAGAAAACAATACAGGCCCctccccccctccaaaaaaatcaCAAGTTGCCCCTACGAACCCGGAGGTGCTGAACAGGATGGAAGGGGCCTTGCCACTTGGGCTGCTGCACGTGGCGTGATGGCCAAGAAATACCAAAGGAGCTTGTGAAAATGGATCTAGGTCTCACTTCCAGTTGAGTGGGCAGCCACGTGGTCACACGTGGTGTCTGTCTGGTTCCAGACCTCTGAATTGCAAGCCTGAGATCAAAGTTGGCTTATtttttactggaatatagttgatttacaatgttgtgttggtttcaggtgtacagcaaagcaagtcagttacacatacatgtatccaataaaattttttttaagttggcttATGTGTTAGAACATAATTGAAGCCTTGGCTGGCAGGCTAGGTAGTTTAGATTATCCTATAGGTCCTGGAATCCTTAGGGAATTTTGAAACCTTACCTTCCTGATGTGATCACAGGGGTCGGGGGTAAGTGGAATGGGGCCTCTCTGTAAGGACTGTACAGGTCCAGCTGGAGTGGAAGGCAAGTGGAGTTGGGTTTGTCCAGCCTTgtgcagaaagcagagaggtaCCATCTGGGTCCGCACGGGCCCTTCCCAATCTGGAAGATTGTTCTAACAGTAGTAGTTCCTAGAATCAGTTAGGTCAAAAGAGACTGCAGACCagttaggattttaaaaaatttcctgtgATCCTAAATACTCTTCTTTTTTACTGGGTCCAGCCATATATCACTCTAACAAGAACATGTGAACATTTCTAGGCTATAACAGAACCTTCAATAGCGATTTTGTTCTGCCAGTTGGCTGCTGTTCTTCTTTGCCTCCCAAGTTTTAACTGTAAACATTCCAGTCATCCCAGAGTTTTATAAGAAGTGTTTTGGATTGAAATGCAGATTAGAAGCATGGAGTGGGGAAGTAGAAATGATGTGTATAACACCTGCTGTCTCCCACTTTGTTAGCAGAGTGTCTCtgcattttttaatggtttctgGAGAGGTTGGTTAATAAGTATTTTTATCTCACACTTGCTGGCAGGAAagttatatgtgtatgtgttgctAGTAAAATTATAGTAGAATAGAGTTTATTATTGGAGTTTGACTTTTTCCTCCAGTATATTTCCAGTGATACCatccacctttaaaaaaaagaaggtcacatctcttgtgttgcaTTCAAAGCATTTGCAGAAAGTTCTTTTGTGAGTATGCTTTTATAATTGGGAAAAATTGTATAGTAGTTTATGGAAATCCACTTAACTTCAAGAATTTTTAGACTTTAAGAGCTGATTTATAATAGGAACAGATGAAAACTTAGagcattttcttatttcataaaattatgcatactttttaaaaaataatggggAGAGAGTGTTCCTAGAAGATTCTGACTTAAAAGAATGTCAGGGTTGGGTATGTTGGACAGTCTATCACATATGTctggatttttctctctcttgggaTATTTGCCTCAATATTTAATGTGGGCtgtaatttttcctttattgtttataaaatctAAAGTTGGTCACCAATGTGTattttcaagtgattttttttatcaCCAAGGGAGCTTTTCCCCcaaatttatttatgaaaaaattttaaggtatTATAATTAACATTTACCATCTTGCCTAATCATacctccatccctccatccattcaTGAAtccatccttttttaaaattatttatttatttattgggtcTTCTTTGATGCTTGagcttttctcgagttgcagcaagtggggcctATTCTatagtacatgggcttctcattgtggtggcttcttttgttatggagcacgggctccagggcgcacaggcttcagtagttgaggttcCAGGGCTCCacagttgcagttcccaggctctagagcacagactcaattgTTGAGGCACTTGGGCTTGattgctccatggcctgtgggctgttcccgaaccagggatcaaacctgtgtctcctgcactggcaggcagattctttacccctgagccccaGGGAAACCCGCATCTTACttcttttttatgtgttttaaagTAAGTTGCAGGTATCAGTATGCTTTACTCCTGAACACTTCAAGTATGCATGTCATTAACTAGAGTTTAGGATTTGTTTGTTAAAGTGattctttttcttaagaaaaagaaaaggaaaaactaccCTTTAAGAAGAGCACTTGAAATTAATCAAACTCATTTGTCTTCCTAAAATGTCTATCTAAAATGTTCGgtttggggagttccctggtagccTAGAGGTTGGGATTCAGGCTTTCCTTGCCTTGGCCTATGTTCAgtacctggtcggggaactgagatcctgcctGAGTGGTGCAGCgccaccccccaaaaaattttttaatagttaagatgttcattttggttttatttttgtttttctaatgctGCTTTAGATTCTGACTGATATCAATGAGAAAAAAGTGCCTGATTCTCAAAACTCTTACAGAGACAACCGAGGCACTGTCACAAGGCCCCACCCACCCCTATGGCGAGTGGTTACGGCTAGAGCACCTCCTTGATATCTCTCCTTCCTCTAGGCAGAAGCAGCAGCCCAGATGATCAGGGCTGCGATCATTATCTGGGACTATCCAAAAAACCTGGTcatgttagaaaagaaaaagcaaggggaaaagaacctGTGGGTAAGGTGTGTGCgggcgtgtgtgcttagtcacaaagttgtgtcctcgtactctttgcaaccccatggactgtagcccaccaggctcctctctccatggaattttccaggcaagaatactggaatgggttgccacttccttctccaggggatcttcccaacccagggatcgaacccaggtctcccgcactgcaggcaaatcCTTAACCAGCTGAGTTACCCGGGAAGCCCCTAGGGTATAGCACATATGACACAGTATAAAGCATGTTCAAAAAGGACTCTGGTCTTTACTTGGGTGGTTCTTAGGACAGTTTTTCACGGAACTTTCTAGGCTTCACTTTCAAAATCAAACCCAATAAATACTCCAATGGAAATTTGTAGACATAGGTTAGTAATATttcacataaagaataaaattattttcatggaaAAATAAGATGATGTAAATTGGATGATGGATTTGGGGATGCAAATTGTTTCTGTATTTCCAAAGAATTTCTATATTTCAAATACTTATTGCTATGTTCCAAGCACTGCTATCTAAACTGGTAAATTGTTACAACATTATTGGGACCTTTTTGTGTGTCAATTTTAATTGACGTTTTTATTTATTACAgaaagcaatcagttcagttcagttgctcagctgtgtctgactctttgcgaccccatggaccaaagcacgccaggcttccgtgtccttcaccatctcccagagcatgctcaaactcatgtccattgagtcagtgataccatccagccatctcatcctctgtcttccccttctcttcctgccttcaatctttcccagcatcagggtcttttccaatgagtcagttcttcacagcaggtggccaaagtattggagcttcagcttcagcatgagtccttccaataaatattcaggatggatttcctttaggatggactggttagatctccttgcagtccaagggactgtcaagagtcttctccaacaccacagttaaaagcatcagttcttcagcactcatttttctttatagtccaactctcacatccatatgtgactactggaaaaaccatagctttggctagatggacctttgttggcaacgtaatgtctttgctttttaataagctgtctaggttggtcatagcttttcttccaaggaggaagcatcttttaatttcatggctgcagtcaccatctgcagtgattttggagccccccccccccgatAAAGTAATACTAACTAGAAAAGCAAACAACAGCAATACtaagtagaaaattttaaaaatttggacaAGTAAAACTAAAGTATATTATATGCTCATCCTCCAGAAGTCATATatgaatggtgtgtgtgtgtgagagagagacagagtttTTAAACCAAAGTGAGGTCATAGTATATAGACTGTTTGGtagcctgttttctttttcagtcagAATTTCTAccctttcatttcagttcatttcggTAAAAATGTGTCGCCTCTAATCTCAAATCATTCTCCCAGGAAGATCCAGAAGTGTCACTGAGCTGACTTGCTCTAACAAATATCCGACTGAGGTCCACGCCTGGCATCTCTGGTTGTTaggtttcttaattttttagaTTTAGCACATCCCACCCTTTATTAAATCGCATTGACTAGCTTCTTTAACCCCCAACAAGTTTTAGAATATAAACCTACAGAAAAAATAGAATAAGCACCCCTATACACGTGACCAAAGTCACCATTCACTGATTTTTATCTCatgctctttcttcctctctctcctcttctccctaCCCCATTCTCTCTCCTTAGTCTATTTGAAAGTTATTTGTAGACATCCATTTGTATTTAtgtttgatttttgtcttttgcGACATTGATACTTCAGTCCAGGCTAGTTATTTTATAGAATGTTCTTCATTGTGGGCTGTTGTCTGACTATTTTCACATGATTTTGTTCTGTTAAACATTTTTGTCAGGACTACTATGTAGGTGACTTACTGGCCTTCTCAGTGCCTCATATCAGGAAGCATGACAACAGTTTTATCCTGTTATTGGGGATGTTAATTCTGGTGGCTTGGTTATGGCAGTGCCTGGAAGATTTCTCCATTGTAAAGGGAGTTGTTCCTTTTGAAATGAAGTCACCTGTGTGTTGATACTCTAAAACTGTAGGTGTGCTGACAACGTTTCACCCAAAAGTTTTCGCATCTTTTGATCCTTGACTGAATGAGTTATTAGAAAAGGGTTAGTAAATGTGATTTTTTCCCCTAAGTCTGTTGACAAACAGCCAACTGGGCATTCTCAAATAAGGCAACCGCTTAAGCTATAGCCAATCAGATAGTTTCCTTGCTTTGGTTTCaaacttcatctgtaaaaatgttCCCCctattgtcttttttaaaaacattttttagttatttatttggtgtgcctgatcttagttgcagcatgcaaggtcTTCTTTGGGTCATGCACCATCTTTTGTTGCAGCTCAGGATCCTCAGTGATGCTGTGGCCTCTTACCcataactaatttttttttttttttttttgctagttgAATTTGTTAACTTTCCCTCTAAAAGGAACAGAAAGAGCAGAGTAGTACCTTTGaacctgaattttaaaagatcatttgaaaGCTGCCTAATCTGTTGAAATTTACAGATGCTGGTAAGACCCTTACCTGATCTTGATCTTGGAATTGCTGGACTGTTAAAGTATTCACTGGTcatggtttttaaatatttaatattttgaattataATCATGTCTATCTTTTTCTTCCCCACCACCCCCTCTTTCTGTTGTTAATAGTTGGACAAAGAGAATCTGAAGATGTGAGTGAAAGGGACTCAGACAAAGAGATGGCTGCTAACTCAGCGGTGGTTCAGGACATCAcgaaggagggaaaggaggaaatgCCTGAGATGATGGAACCGATCCCTGCCTCGGAAAGCAGCGTGGATGAGCTGATGCAACCCTCTGAGCCCCAGGCTAATGACGTGGGATTTAAGAAGGTGTTCAAGTTTGTCGGCTTCAAATTCACGGTGAAAAAGGATAAGACCGAGAAGTCTGACAGCGTGCAGCTCCTCACCGTCAAGAAGGATGAAAGTGAAGGGGCAGGCGAGTCCGACGGGGCCGGTGACCACCCGGAGCCCAGCCGGGAGCCGGGGGATGCAACACCTAAAGATGGTGAACTGAAACAGTCCACCGAGAAACCCGAAGAGGCACCCCGACGTGAGCAGAGCTGCACAGAAATCTCCCTTCAGACCGAGTCTGGTCAAGCAGCTGAGGAAGGCAAAGatgaaggagaagagaaacaagagaaagaaCCCGCCAGACCTGCAGACTCCCCGACTAGTCCCATAGCCAGCGAAACCGCCTCGCCCTTCAGAAAATTCTTCACTCAAGGCTGGGCCGGCTGGCGCAAAAAGACCAGCTTCAGGAAGCCccgggaggaggagctggaggcttccgagaagaaaaaggaacaggAGCCAGAAAAAGCCGAAGAAAATGAGAAGATGGAAGAGCCCTGCGAGCAGCCACCTGCCCAGGAGGCTCCCAAGAGTACCCAGGATGCCAGGCTGTCGGCCGAGTATGAAAAAGTGGAGCTGCCCCCTGAAGACCAAGTGCAGGCACCTCCTGAAGAGAAACCAGCCCCATTAGCAACTGAAGTGTTTGATGAAAAAGTCGAGATTGTCGCCGAAGTCCACGTTAGCACTGTAGAGAAGGACCAGGAAGAGCCGAAAACCGAAGCAGAAGAAACAGTGGAGCTCTCGCCGCCCGAAAAGTCGACCGAGACGAGCGCCGACCTTCCGGAAGCTGAGTCGGCCGAGATGCTGAAGACCGAGGAAGATGCGGGCGCCCTGAGCGGGGACCACTCCCAGGCAACCGAGCTCAGCGGGGAGGCAAAATCGCCGTCCACGCCCCCCGAGGGCACCGTGAGGGAGGCCGAAATGCTGTCCTCGCAGGAGAGAATTAAGGtgcagggaagccctttgaagaAACTGTTCACGAGCACCGGCTTGAAAAAGCTCtctggaaagaaacagaaagggaaacGAGGCGGCGACGAGGAGTCCGGGGAGCAGCCCCCAGCCTCCGTGGATTCTCCCGACAGTCCAGACGAACCGAAGGGCGGCGAGAGCTCAGCCTCGTCTCCAGAAGAGCCCGAGGAGATCACCTGTCTGGAGAAAGAGGTGGCCGAGGCCCCGGGCCAAGAGGGGGAGGTGGAAGAAGGGACCACTTCCGACGGGGAGAAGAAGAGGGAAGGTGGTGTCACCCCCTGGGCGTCTTTCAAAAAGATGGTGACGCCCAAGAAACGCGTGCGAAGGCTCTCTGAAAGCGATAAGGAGGACGAGGCAGACAAAGTCAAAAGCGCCACCCTGTCCTCCACGGAGAGCGCGGCCTCTGAAGTGCAGGAAGAGGCCAAAGGGAACGGAGAGGAGCCTAAGCCCGAGGAGCCCAAACGCAAGGTCGACACCTCCGtgtcctgggaagccctgatttgcGTGGGGTCATCCAAGAAGAGAGCCAGAAAAGCATCCTCCTCCGATGATGAAGCAGGGCCGAAACCTCTCGGAGGGGACAGCCAGAGAGCAGAGGAAGCTGGGAAGGACAAGGAGCCGGGCCCGGAGGCGGCCGCTGCCGGTTCCCAGGACCACGAGCAACCGCCGGGAAGCTCCTCACCCGAGCCGGCCGGCAGCCCGTCCGAAGGGGAGGGCGTCTCCACCTGGGAGACCTTTAAAAGACTGGTCACCTCGAGAAAAAAATCGAAGTCAAAACTGGAAGAGAGAAGTGAAGACTCTGTAGCTGGGTCTGGCGCAGAACATGCAGCCTCAGAGGCTGAGCCTGGGAAAGAAGAGTCCTGGGTTTCCATCCGGAAGTTTATTCCCGGGCGAAGGAAGAAAAGGCCAGATGGGAAGCAGGAGCCAGCCGCTGTCGAAGAGGCGGGGCCAGCGGAGGCCAACGAGGACGATGCGGACATCCCAGCCGTGGTCCCTCTGTCTGAATACGAAGCGGTGGAAAGAGAGAAAACCGAAGCCCAGCAAGCCCCCAAGAGCCAGGAGGGGCCCGAGCAGAAGCAGGTGGATGTCGACGTGTCAGAGGAGCTCAGTAAGAGCCTGGTTCACACCGTGTCGGTGGCTGTCGTGGACGGGACAAGGGCCATTACCAACATCGAAGAAAGGGCGCCCTCCTGGATCTCAGCTTCGGTGACAGAACCACTGGAACAAGCCGAAGGCGAAGCCACACCACCGAGCGAGGAGGTGCTTGAAAGAGAAGTCGTCGTCGCAGAGGAAACCCCCATCGTTACCAAAGCACTGCCAGAGGTCCGGGAGGCCGGTGATGACACGATGGCCAGCGAGGTGGAATTAACCTCGGAAGCTGTGACAGCTGCCGAAACCACAGAGGCCTCTGGTGCGGAAGAAACCGCTGACATGGTTTCCGCTGTCTCTCAGTTAACCGACTCTCCAGACACCACCGAGGAAGCGACACCAGTGCAAGAGGTGGAGGGCGGCGTGCCTGACGCAGAGGACCAGGCGAGAAGGACCCAAGAGGTGCTGCAGGCCGTTGCAGAAAAAGTTAGAGAAGAGTCACAGCTGCCAGATGACGCCATCCAGAAAGgacaagcaaaaatactggagaaagtGGAAGAGGCTGAGGAGGGTTCTCAGGCCCTAGATCTGAAGGAAATGATGGATGTAGCATCCAAAGTGCTTGTCCAAGGT containing:
- the AKAP12 gene encoding A-kinase anchor protein 12 isoform X1, which encodes MGAGSSTEQRSPEQPEAGSATPAEPEPSGGGSAAEAAPGTPGDPAIAPADPATKLLQKNGQLSTVNSLAEQGELGLQEEALIGQEEEVTVTDVGQRESEDVSERDSDKEMAANSAVVQDITKEGKEEMPEMMEPIPASESSVDELMQPSEPQANDVGFKKVFKFVGFKFTVKKDKTEKSDSVQLLTVKKDESEGAGESDGAGDHPEPSREPGDATPKDGELKQSTEKPEEAPRREQSCTEISLQTESGQAAEEGKDEGEEKQEKEPARPADSPTSPIASETASPFRKFFTQGWAGWRKKTSFRKPREEELEASEKKKEQEPEKAEENEKMEEPCEQPPAQEAPKSTQDARLSAEYEKVELPPEDQVQAPPEEKPAPLATEVFDEKVEIVAEVHVSTVEKDQEEPKTEAEETVELSPPEKSTETSADLPEAESAEMLKTEEDAGALSGDHSQATELSGEAKSPSTPPEGTVREAEMLSSQERIKVQGSPLKKLFTSTGLKKLSGKKQKGKRGGDEESGEQPPASVDSPDSPDEPKGGESSASSPEEPEEITCLEKEVAEAPGQEGEVEEGTTSDGEKKREGGVTPWASFKKMVTPKKRVRRLSESDKEDEADKVKSATLSSTESAASEVQEEAKGNGEEPKPEEPKRKVDTSVSWEALICVGSSKKRARKASSSDDEAGPKPLGGDSQRAEEAGKDKEPGPEAAAAGSQDHEQPPGSSSPEPAGSPSEGEGVSTWETFKRLVTSRKKSKSKLEERSEDSVAGSGAEHAASEAEPGKEESWVSIRKFIPGRRKKRPDGKQEPAAVEEAGPAEANEDDADIPAVVPLSEYEAVEREKTEAQQAPKSQEGPEQKQVDVDVSEELSKSLVHTVSVAVVDGTRAITNIEERAPSWISASVTEPLEQAEGEATPPSEEVLEREVVVAEETPIVTKALPEVREAGDDTMASEVELTSEAVTAAETTEASGAEETADMVSAVSQLTDSPDTTEEATPVQEVEGGVPDAEDQARRTQEVLQAVAEKVREESQLPDDAIQKGQAKILEKVEEAEEGSQALDLKEMMDVASKVLVQGTETETLTQEKVVGEATMESLGEVPPGTDSAEAGELASTCLAETGTRVEAETAPEQAVAPDSAETLTDSETNGSTPVADLDASNLSQPDKIMDVREDGEVPASTQSQVPEGEVPPALKELPAASSDFQSQEERSSKMTEGLEHTDEEEGTVETVAILSKTEVIQETGQCSDEEAKEEPSMEGLAVSADTEITEKKITEVVLEEDVTKKVEFQENENIELQSPAKFLPTPEEREMVVEGKRETVEVEATEGNEEKLEHEPAVAVCEELSKQLVQTVNVTIIDGEKEVVSFEGSSPLLASEEEACTGISVQSSEAALTLIAAAVEEKVLGEAIKIVETTEALKSAEAQLVLEEESSEKDEEFPAQPGEEDVASTGTESQAESIPTIVSITPGKGVSADLEGDETVSQKRELGGDGKQAGGQEGRESNAGEEDGKVESEILKLEKESCRLVQSVIQTAVDRLGSTEETATDVQTQAQLAEVDSQEAGQKTEKEESEPQACPVDETQAVEAKDESPLSTGEHAHLRVCKDAIEASKKVAATSIEGSRVEDQRLEEVALPSQKKREIPETESVLQDDGSAGFGERKKSPFESREDEKGEAAGDPGNQTSTPEDAEPSGGSTKESLDTNGPKLKEKGDSQEEKVQSESEKEMKIQTQEETQNQERDLAKPEPTES
- the AKAP12 gene encoding A-kinase anchor protein 12 isoform X2, with product MLGVLTITVGQRESEDVSERDSDKEMAANSAVVQDITKEGKEEMPEMMEPIPASESSVDELMQPSEPQANDVGFKKVFKFVGFKFTVKKDKTEKSDSVQLLTVKKDESEGAGESDGAGDHPEPSREPGDATPKDGELKQSTEKPEEAPRREQSCTEISLQTESGQAAEEGKDEGEEKQEKEPARPADSPTSPIASETASPFRKFFTQGWAGWRKKTSFRKPREEELEASEKKKEQEPEKAEENEKMEEPCEQPPAQEAPKSTQDARLSAEYEKVELPPEDQVQAPPEEKPAPLATEVFDEKVEIVAEVHVSTVEKDQEEPKTEAEETVELSPPEKSTETSADLPEAESAEMLKTEEDAGALSGDHSQATELSGEAKSPSTPPEGTVREAEMLSSQERIKVQGSPLKKLFTSTGLKKLSGKKQKGKRGGDEESGEQPPASVDSPDSPDEPKGGESSASSPEEPEEITCLEKEVAEAPGQEGEVEEGTTSDGEKKREGGVTPWASFKKMVTPKKRVRRLSESDKEDEADKVKSATLSSTESAASEVQEEAKGNGEEPKPEEPKRKVDTSVSWEALICVGSSKKRARKASSSDDEAGPKPLGGDSQRAEEAGKDKEPGPEAAAAGSQDHEQPPGSSSPEPAGSPSEGEGVSTWETFKRLVTSRKKSKSKLEERSEDSVAGSGAEHAASEAEPGKEESWVSIRKFIPGRRKKRPDGKQEPAAVEEAGPAEANEDDADIPAVVPLSEYEAVEREKTEAQQAPKSQEGPEQKQVDVDVSEELSKSLVHTVSVAVVDGTRAITNIEERAPSWISASVTEPLEQAEGEATPPSEEVLEREVVVAEETPIVTKALPEVREAGDDTMASEVELTSEAVTAAETTEASGAEETADMVSAVSQLTDSPDTTEEATPVQEVEGGVPDAEDQARRTQEVLQAVAEKVREESQLPDDAIQKGQAKILEKVEEAEEGSQALDLKEMMDVASKVLVQGTETETLTQEKVVGEATMESLGEVPPGTDSAEAGELASTCLAETGTRVEAETAPEQAVAPDSAETLTDSETNGSTPVADLDASNLSQPDKIMDVREDGEVPASTQSQVPEGEVPPALKELPAASSDFQSQEERSSKMTEGLEHTDEEEGTVETVAILSKTEVIQETGQCSDEEAKEEPSMEGLAVSADTEITEKKITEVVLEEDVTKKVEFQENENIELQSPAKFLPTPEEREMVVEGKRETVEVEATEGNEEKLEHEPAVAVCEELSKQLVQTVNVTIIDGEKEVVSFEGSSPLLASEEEACTGISVQSSEAALTLIAAAVEEKVLGEAIKIVETTEALKSAEAQLVLEEESSEKDEEFPAQPGEEDVASTGTESQAESIPTIVSITPGKGVSADLEGDETVSQKRELGGDGKQAGGQEGRESNAGEEDGKVESEILKLEKESCRLVQSVIQTAVDRLGSTEETATDVQTQAQLAEVDSQEAGQKTEKEESEPQACPVDETQAVEAKDESPLSTGEHAHLRVCKDAIEASKKVAATSIEGSRVEDQRLEEVALPSQKKREIPETESVLQDDGSAGFGERKKSPFESREDEKGEAAGDPGNQTSTPEDAEPSGGSTKESLDTNGPKLKEKGDSQEEKVQSESEKEMKIQTQEETQNQERDLAKPEPTES